CAGCCGGGCGTGGGTCCCGAGACGCGGGTGCCGACCTCCCGGCCGGGATAGTCCCTGACGTAGATCAAGGTCCGGTGGCAGAAATCCTTGATTTACGTCAGGGACTATCCCGCCGAGGCGGCCATCACGGAGGCGACGCGGGCGACCTCGGCGCGCAGGTCGTCGGGCGAGTCGATCTCGAACGGCGCGCCGACCTGGGCGAGCACCATCACCGGCCAGGCCAGCGAGTCGACCTTCATCGCCAGCACGCAGGCGTCGTCGCCGGTCTGCGTCACCTCGCCCCAGCGACCGACCGCCCCGCGCACCTGGGGCGCCGGGGCGGCGACCCGGACCCGGACGTCGTAGCGCTGCGGGATCCGCCGGAAGCCGGCCTCGACGAAGGCGAGCGCGTCGCCGCCGGGCAGCTCGCGCGGGCGGAACCGCTGGCCGGTGGCCACGGGCGCGGAGATGCGGTCGACCCGGAAGGAGCGCCAGTCCTGGCGGTCGCGGTCGTGGGCGACGAGGTACCAGCGCCGCCCGAGCGAGACGAGGCGGTGCGGCTCGACCCGGCGGTGGGTCACCTCGGCGCCACGAGCCGCGTAGTCGAAGGTCAGCGGCTCGTCGTCGCGGCACGCCTGGGCGAGCGTGGTGAGGATCGTGGCGTCGACGGTGGGCCCTCCCCCGCCCCACGGGCCGGGGGTGTCGGTGACGGCCTTGAGCGCGTCCATCCGGCGGCGCAGCGGCGCCGGCATCAGCGCGACCACCTTGGTCAGCGCCTGCACCGAGGTCTCCTCGAGTCCGCCGACCGAGCCGGCCGCGGCGGTGCGCAGGCCGACCGCGATCGCGACGGCCTCGTCGTCCTCGAGCAGCAGCGGCGGCAGCTGGCCGCCCGCCCGCAGCTGGTAGCCGCCGGCGACGCCGCGACTCGCGTCGACGACGTACCCCAGGTCGCGCAGGCGCTCGATGTCGCGGCGAAGCGTGCGACCGCTGACCTCGAGACGGGTGGCCAGCTCGTCGCCCGGCCAGTAGCGGTGGGTCTGCAGCAGGGACAGCAGCGAGAGCATCCGGGCGCTGGTGGACATGGCGCCACACTAGATCGGATTGAGGCCACAACCTGACCTAAGCCGGTCCTAGCGTCGACGGCATGACCCAGCCAACAACTCCCGTGATCCGCACCCGGGGACTGACCAAGACCTTCACCCGTCACCAGCAGGTCGTCGCGGCCGTCCGCGACCTCGACCTCACCGTCGAGGACGGCGAGCTCGTCGCCTTCCTCGGCCCCAACGGCGCCGGCAAGTCGACCACGCTCAAGATGCTCACCACGCTGATCGCGCCGACCTCCGGCACCGCCGAGGTCGCCGGGCACGACGTGGTGCGCGAGCAGCGCGCCGTACGCCGCTCGCTCGGATACGTCGGCCAGGGCAACGCCGCAGGACACCAGCAGCGCGGGCGCGACGAGGTCGTCAGCCAGGCCCGCGCGCACGGCCTGTCCCGCTCGGCCGCCGCCACCCGCGCCGACGAGCTGCTCGCGGCGTTCGACCTGACCGAGCACGCCGGCCGGCCGGTCTCGACGCTGTCGGGCGGGCAGCGCCGCCGCCTCGACGTCGCGATCGGGCTGGTGCACCAGCCACGGCTGATGTTCCTCGACGAGCCGTCGACCGGCCTCGACCCGCAGAACCGCGTCAACCTGCAGGAGCAGGTGCAGCGGCTCAACCGCGAGCTCGGCACCACGATCGTGCTGACGACCCACTACCTCGAGGAGGCCGACGCGATCGCCGACCGGGTGGTCGTCATCGACCACGGCCGGATGATCGCCGACGACAGCGCGACCCGGCTCAAGTCCGGGCTCGGCGACCTCGTCTCGCTCGGGTTCGCCGGGCCCGACGACGCCGCCCGGGCCGCGGAGCGTGCCCGCCGGATCGACGGCGCGAGCGTCTGCGTGGACGGGTCGGCGGTGCGGGTGCGCGTGGCCCACGGCCGCGACCTGGCACCCGGCCTGGTCACCGACCTGGCCGCCGCGGGCACGCCCGCGACCCGCCTCGAGGTCGTCGGCGCCACCCTCGACGACGTGTTCCTGCACCTGACCGGGCGCAGCCTGCGCGAGACCGACTCCACCACCCCCACCCAGACCGAAGGAGCCGCAGCATGACGACCACCGACCTGACCCCCGCGTCCACGACCACTCCCCTGCCGTCGTACGACGGACCCGACGTCGAGCCGGGCTTCCTGGCCGACACCTGGAACGTGATGACCCGCGAGCTCAAGCCGATGCTGCGCGAGCCGGCGTCGGTGCTGTTCGCGATGGTGCAGCCGCTGGTGTTCCTCGCCCTGTTCGCGCCGCTGCTGCCCGACTCGAGCGCGTTCGGCGGCTCGGCGCTGCAGTGGTTCGTGCCCGGCATCATCGCGATGACGGCGCTGATGGGCGCGTCGATGACGGGATCCAACCTGACGCTCGAGATCAACACCGGCTCGCACGAGCGGCTGCTGGTCTCGCCGCTGCGGCGCTCGTCGCTGCTGGTCGGCCGGGCGCTCAAGGAGGTCGTGCCGATGCTGGCGCAAGGCGTGCTGATCGTGGCCGTCGTGACGCCGTTCGACTTCGACCTGCACCTCGGCGGCGTGCTCGTCGGGCTCGCGGTCCTGGCACTGTTCAGCGTCGGGATCGGCGCGCTGTCGTTCGCGCTGGCGATCGTCTCGGAGGGCCAGGACTGGCTGTTCTGGACCGTGCAGCAGACGTTGATCTTCCCGCTGCTGCTGCTCGCCGGCGTCCTGCTGCCGCTCGACGGGGCGCCCGGCTGGCTCCGCTTCCTCGCCGACCTCAACCCGCTCGGCTACATCATCGAGGCCGAGCGCGCCCTGTTCGCCGGGTCGTTCCCCGTCGACACCGTCGGGTACGGCGTCCTCGCGGCCGCCGCCGTCGCCGTCCTGGGTCTGGTGGTCGGCCTGCGCACCATGCGCCGTTCCAGCTGACCCGTCGCCCATGGTCGACGGGTCAGCGAGGAATCCACGTCGACCCGTCGCCCATGGGCGACGGGTCGGCCTTGGGTCGGGCTGCTCGGTCAGTGCTCGGTCAGTAGGTGCCACCACCACAAGTGCACCCCGGGCAGGCGTTGTGACGGCGGGACACCGGGCGCAGGCTGCACGCATGGGAGTACACCGAGGGAGCAAGCAGGACCTGCGGGCACGGTGCAGGGCCACGGACGTCGGCGCGCACGGGGCGGGCCGATGAGCACGCTGCGGCTCCTCGTCTGGCACGAGTGTCGACTCACGGCGGAGGTGATCGCGGAGTCGTTGCGGGCGGCCACCGCGGCGACGTCGATCCTGGTCCTGAGCGACCTGCACGACCTGGGCCGCGAGGCGGCCCGGCTGGGCCGGTGCGTGGCCGTGGTGGCCGGCGACATCGGGGCCGCCGTCCTCGACGTCGCCGAGAACCTGTCGAGCGAGGCGCCGGGCTGCAACGTCGTCCTCGTCGCCACGCAGCCGACCCCGGCCCTCATCGACCAGGCCACCCGCGGCGGCTCGATCAGCATCGTCAGCCACAACGCCGGCATGGCCCACCTCGTCCACGCGGTGCGCGGTGCGGCGGCCGGGTGCCCGACGATCGACGTCGCCGTCGTCCGGCCGCGCGCCGCGGCGGAGGCCTCGCCGCTCAGCCGGCGCGAGCGCGACGTGATGATCCTGACCTCCACCGGCTGCCCCATCAAGGAGATCGCGGCCAAGCTGTTCCTGACCCCCGGGACCGTGCGCAACGTCAGCTCCTCGGCCATCCGCAAGGCCTCGGCCCGCAACCGCTTCGAGGCCGCGCGAGTCGCGAGCAGCCACGGCTGGCTCTAGGCGGTGACGGCGAGCGGCGCTGGGACCGGGCCCACGACCGAGGCTCTCGACGACGTCCTGGTCCTCGGTGCGGGCATCGCCGGACTCGTGCTCGCCGGGGCCTGGGCGCTGCGGGGTGGCCGGGCCACCGTGCTCGACGCCGCGGCCTCGGCCCCGGCAGCGGGTGGCGGACTCCAGCTCGCCCCGCCGAGCGTCGCGGTCCTGCGTGGCCTGGGCGTCGACCTGGCCGGCGCGGTCACGATCCACACCCAGCAGACCCGCGACCGCGACGGTCGGCTCCTCGGGAGCACCCCGCTGCACGGGTGCGCCGGACGGTACGCCGCGCCGTACCTCACGGTGCGTCGCGCAGACCTGCACGCGGCCCTGCTCGAGCGCGTCGGCGACCTGACCGACGTACGTCCCGGGACCGCGGTCACGGCGGTCGACGACCCGGACGACCCGGTCGTCACCCTGGCCGACGGACGGCGGCTCGTGGCACCGGTGGTGGTCGGGGCCGACGGCATCCGCTCGGTCGCCCGGGCCGCGCTGGCCCGTGACGCACCGGTCTACTCCGGGCTGTGGGCGCACCGTGCCCTGGTCCCGGTCGCCGACCTGCCCGTCGCCGTGCGCGAGCACCTGCGCGAACCGGTCGTCCGGTTGTGGGTGGGGCCCGGGGCGCACGTGGTGACCTATCCCGTCGCCGGTGGCCGCGAGCTCAACCTGGTGGTGGTCACGGGTGGCGACGACGACGCCGCGGACGCGCCGGCCTGGACGGCGAAAACCGACCCCGACGCCCTGCGTCACCGGCTCGCCGGCTGGGCGCCCGACGTGCGTGCCGTCCTGGACGCCGTCGGGGTGCTGCGCGGTCACGCCGTGCACGACCGTCCGCCGCTCGCGCGCCTGGCCCGTGGCCGGCTCGCGCTCGTCGGCGACGCCGCGCA
The Nocardioides plantarum genome window above contains:
- a CDS encoding helix-turn-helix transcriptional regulator, which produces MSTSARMLSLLSLLQTHRYWPGDELATRLEVSGRTLRRDIERLRDLGYVVDASRGVAGGYQLRAGGQLPPLLLEDDEAVAIAVGLRTAAAGSVGGLEETSVQALTKVVALMPAPLRRRMDALKAVTDTPGPWGGGGPTVDATILTTLAQACRDDEPLTFDYAARGAEVTHRRVEPHRLVSLGRRWYLVAHDRDRQDWRSFRVDRISAPVATGQRFRPRELPGGDALAFVEAGFRRIPQRYDVRVRVAAPAPQVRGAVGRWGEVTQTGDDACVLAMKVDSLAWPVMVLAQVGAPFEIDSPDDLRAEVARVASVMAASAG
- a CDS encoding ABC transporter ATP-binding protein; the encoded protein is MTQPTTPVIRTRGLTKTFTRHQQVVAAVRDLDLTVEDGELVAFLGPNGAGKSTTLKMLTTLIAPTSGTAEVAGHDVVREQRAVRRSLGYVGQGNAAGHQQRGRDEVVSQARAHGLSRSAAATRADELLAAFDLTEHAGRPVSTLSGGQRRRLDVAIGLVHQPRLMFLDEPSTGLDPQNRVNLQEQVQRLNRELGTTIVLTTHYLEEADAIADRVVVIDHGRMIADDSATRLKSGLGDLVSLGFAGPDDAARAAERARRIDGASVCVDGSAVRVRVAHGRDLAPGLVTDLAAAGTPATRLEVVGATLDDVFLHLTGRSLRETDSTTPTQTEGAAA
- a CDS encoding ABC transporter permease encodes the protein MTTTDLTPASTTTPLPSYDGPDVEPGFLADTWNVMTRELKPMLREPASVLFAMVQPLVFLALFAPLLPDSSAFGGSALQWFVPGIIAMTALMGASMTGSNLTLEINTGSHERLLVSPLRRSSLLVGRALKEVVPMLAQGVLIVAVVTPFDFDLHLGGVLVGLAVLALFSVGIGALSFALAIVSEGQDWLFWTVQQTLIFPLLLLAGVLLPLDGAPGWLRFLADLNPLGYIIEAERALFAGSFPVDTVGYGVLAAAAVAVLGLVVGLRTMRRSS
- a CDS encoding response regulator transcription factor produces the protein MSTLRLLVWHECRLTAEVIAESLRAATAATSILVLSDLHDLGREAARLGRCVAVVAGDIGAAVLDVAENLSSEAPGCNVVLVATQPTPALIDQATRGGSISIVSHNAGMAHLVHAVRGAAAGCPTIDVAVVRPRAAAEASPLSRRERDVMILTSTGCPIKEIAAKLFLTPGTVRNVSSSAIRKASARNRFEAARVASSHGWL
- a CDS encoding FAD-dependent monooxygenase, with the translated sequence MTASGAGTGPTTEALDDVLVLGAGIAGLVLAGAWALRGGRATVLDAAASAPAAGGGLQLAPPSVAVLRGLGVDLAGAVTIHTQQTRDRDGRLLGSTPLHGCAGRYAAPYLTVRRADLHAALLERVGDLTDVRPGTAVTAVDDPDDPVVTLADGRRLVAPVVVGADGIRSVARAALARDAPVYSGLWAHRALVPVADLPVAVREHLREPVVRLWVGPGAHVVTYPVAGGRELNLVVVTGGDDDAADAPAWTAKTDPDALRHRLAGWAPDVRAVLDAVGVLRGHAVHDRPPLARLARGRLALVGDAAHPMAPFLAQGANQAVEGAVELAAALRAEDRAAGLAAYGRRRAVRAGGMQRGSREAVDLLHLSDGPARDERDRAWADETGLAHRDGLYGYPVATLLGNARASSA